The genomic stretch GAGGGGAGCCACTTTGACCTGCCCATCGCCTTGGGGCTTCTGGCCGCCCAGGGGGTGGTGCCTTTGGAAAGCCTCTCGGGCCTGGCGGTGGCGGGGGAGCTGGGCCTGGACGGGTCCTTGCGCCCGGTGCCCGGGGCGGTGAACCTGGCGTTGGGGGCCTTGGGGGAAGGGAAAAAACTCCTTCTCCCTTGGGAAAGCGCCAAGGAGGCCGCCTTGGTGGAGGGGGTGGAGGTCTACGGGGCGGAAAGCCTCCTCCAGGCGGTGGCCTACCTAAGGGGGGAGGAGGACCCAAAGAGGGCGGAGCCCGAGGACCCCGTGGCCGCCTTAGAGGTTTTGGACCTGCGGGACGTGAAGGGCCAGGCCAAGGCCAAAAGGGCCCTGGAGATCGCCGCCGCCGGTTACCACCACCTCCTCATGGTGGGAAGCCCGGGCTCGGGGAAGACCATGCTGGCCAGGCGCCTTCCCTTTCTGCTTCCCCCTTTGGGCCAGGAGGCCGCCCTCGAGGTGAGCCGCATCCACTCCGCCGCCGGGCAGGTCCTCAAGGGCCTGGTGCGCACGCCCCCCTTCCGCGCCCCCCACCACACGGTGAGCTACGCCGGCCTCATCGGGGGCGGGGCCATTCCCAAGCCAGGGGAGGTTTCCCTGGCCCACCGGGGGGTGCTTTTCCTGGATGAGTTCCCCGAGTTTTCCCGGGACGCCCTGGAGGCCCTACGCCAGCCCCTGGAGGACGGGGTGGTGACCGTTTCCCGGGCCAAGGCCAGCCTCACCTTCCCCGCCCGCTTCCTCCTGGTGGCGGCCATGAACCCCTGCCCCTGCGGCTGGTATGGGGATCCGGAAAGGGCCTGCACCTGCACCCCGGCTAGCCGCCAGCGTTACGTGGGAAAGATTTCTGGGCCCCTTTTGGACCGCTTCGACCTGGTGGTGGAGGTGCCCCGCCTGACCCCAGCGGAGCTGGCCCGGGCCCCCGAGGGGGAAAGCACCGAGGCGGTAAGGAAACGGGTCCTAAGGGCCCGGGAGAGGATGCTCTCCCGCCAAGGCCGGCCCAACGGGGAGCTTGCGGGAAGGGCTTTGCGGGAGCACGTGCGCCTGGGCCAGGGGGCGGAAAGCCTTCTGCAGGCGGCGGCCAAGCGGATGCTCCTTTCCGCCAGGAGCTACGACCGCCTCCTCCGGGTGGCCCGCACCATCGCCGACCTGCAAGGGGCGGACGGCGTGGAGGAAGGCCACGTGGCCGAGGCCTTGGCCTACCGCAAAACCCTTTAGCCCGCCTGGCCCGCCAGCCAGGGGATCAGGGCCTCCGCCGCCTCGAGGTTGGTGGCCAAGGGCACCCCGTGCACGTTGCACACCCGCATGAGGGCCTGCACATCGGGCTCGTGGGGCTTGGGGGTGAGGGGGTCTTGGAAGAAGAGCACGCAGAGCACCTTTCCCTCCGCCACCTTTGCCCCGATCTGCATGTCCCCTCCCAAGGGGCCGGAAAGGACCCTTTCCACCCGTAGCCCGGTGGCCTCCCCTATGCGCCTTCCCGTGGTGCCCGT from Thermus caldifontis encodes the following:
- a CDS encoding YifB family Mg chelatase-like AAA ATPase — its product is MLAQVRSYTLFGLDAVPVTVEVDVSPGLPSYALVGLPDKAVEESRERVRAALKNSGFPYPQARVVVNLAPAELRKEGSHFDLPIALGLLAAQGVVPLESLSGLAVAGELGLDGSLRPVPGAVNLALGALGEGKKLLLPWESAKEAALVEGVEVYGAESLLQAVAYLRGEEDPKRAEPEDPVAALEVLDLRDVKGQAKAKRALEIAAAGYHHLLMVGSPGSGKTMLARRLPFLLPPLGQEAALEVSRIHSAAGQVLKGLVRTPPFRAPHHTVSYAGLIGGGAIPKPGEVSLAHRGVLFLDEFPEFSRDALEALRQPLEDGVVTVSRAKASLTFPARFLLVAAMNPCPCGWYGDPERACTCTPASRQRYVGKISGPLLDRFDLVVEVPRLTPAELARAPEGESTEAVRKRVLRARERMLSRQGRPNGELAGRALREHVRLGQGAESLLQAAAKRMLLSARSYDRLLRVARTIADLQGADGVEEGHVAEALAYRKTL
- the mgsA gene encoding methylglyoxal synthase, yielding MKALALIAHDAKKDDMVAFCQRHRELLARFPLLATGTTGRRIGEATGLRVERVLSGPLGGDMQIGAKVAEGKVLCVLFFQDPLTPKPHEPDVQALMRVCNVHGVPLATNLEAAEALIPWLAGQAG